In Desulfomonile tiedjei DSM 6799, a genomic segment contains:
- a CDS encoding TIGR01212 family radical SAM protein (This family includes YhcC from E. coli K-12, an uncharacterized radical SAM protein.) translates to MTQAHYRTLSSWLKQIFGEPVRKISIDVGLGCPNRVSSPGCIYCNPRGSGTGAHANGLTVSEQVARGIEFLSHRYGCQKFIAYFQSYTNTYGPPELLESLYREALADQRIVGLSIGTRPDCVPDAVLDMIVEIRKEKLVWIEYGLQSAHAWTLARINRGHDPEAFFDAVRRTRSRDIPVVAHLILGLPGESVQDMVTTARAVSAAGVNGVKLHPLYIIKGTELENMLQKGTYAPLTEEDAIDMTLSVIQALSPEIVVHRLTSDPHRDELVAPLWMLDKRGVRSRLEQALRSRDIRQGTTWGRASLVDEEQTAPLQLHTIDAADQSRKW, encoded by the coding sequence ATGACTCAAGCGCATTACCGCACTCTTTCTTCCTGGCTAAAGCAAATCTTCGGAGAGCCGGTCCGAAAAATCAGCATCGATGTTGGATTAGGATGTCCCAACCGTGTTTCGTCCCCTGGCTGCATCTACTGCAACCCTCGCGGGTCCGGAACTGGTGCCCATGCGAACGGGTTGACAGTATCCGAACAGGTTGCCCGGGGAATAGAGTTTCTTTCTCATCGCTACGGATGTCAGAAGTTTATAGCGTACTTTCAATCATATACGAATACCTATGGCCCTCCGGAACTGCTGGAGTCCTTGTACAGGGAGGCTTTGGCCGACCAGCGAATAGTGGGACTCTCCATAGGAACTCGGCCGGATTGCGTACCCGATGCGGTTCTGGACATGATAGTCGAGATTCGGAAAGAGAAACTCGTCTGGATAGAATACGGCCTTCAATCTGCACATGCATGGACTCTTGCACGTATCAATCGCGGGCACGATCCTGAAGCATTCTTCGATGCCGTGCGTCGGACACGCAGCCGGGACATTCCGGTAGTCGCGCACCTGATTCTCGGATTACCGGGCGAATCCGTTCAGGATATGGTGACCACCGCACGGGCGGTTTCCGCTGCCGGAGTAAATGGCGTAAAATTGCATCCACTCTACATAATCAAGGGAACGGAACTGGAAAACATGCTGCAAAAGGGTACCTATGCTCCTCTAACTGAAGAGGACGCCATAGATATGACATTGTCAGTCATTCAGGCACTGTCTCCTGAAATTGTGGTGCATAGACTGACTTCGGACCCGCATCGGGATGAGCTCGTCGCTCCGCTGTGGATGCTCGACAAACGGGGTGTGAGATCCAGATTGGAACAGGCACTGCGTTCCCGGGATATTCGGCAGGGAACAACATGGGGGCGGGCTTCATTAGTTGACGAAGAACAAACTGCACCGCTTCAACTGCATACTATCGATGCCGCCGATCAAAGTCGCAAATGGTAG
- a CDS encoding pseudouridine synthase, whose translation MAEKKIQMIIRDSGLASRRGAEEMILEGRVTLNGQVIVDPTVKADPEKDHIKIDGKLLQPPEKVESYYLFNKPRHVVSTMDDPEGRPCVGDFVKKMKKHLFPVGRLDFDAEGLMVLTNDGQLAQKLSHPRNKIPRTYLVKVRGNPDDRALSAIKKGMSIGEGDRVGVVDYSVIKRQKTTTWIRMTLHEGKKNEIKRIFFIIRYPVRKLRRIAFGPFKLGDLATGAMRPLSESEIMKLKSLMQEELGPEKKSSRTRTKNKADKTEKS comes from the coding sequence ATGGCTGAGAAAAAAATACAGATGATTATTCGGGATTCGGGATTGGCATCTCGCAGGGGCGCAGAAGAGATGATCCTGGAAGGTCGAGTCACGCTCAACGGTCAGGTGATTGTGGATCCGACGGTAAAAGCGGACCCGGAAAAAGACCACATTAAGATTGATGGAAAGCTTCTCCAGCCCCCGGAGAAAGTGGAGTCCTACTATCTGTTCAATAAGCCCAGGCATGTGGTTTCCACCATGGACGACCCTGAGGGACGCCCATGTGTCGGTGACTTCGTGAAGAAGATGAAAAAACATCTTTTTCCGGTCGGGCGATTGGACTTCGATGCAGAAGGCCTCATGGTTTTGACCAATGACGGTCAACTGGCACAGAAACTGAGCCATCCCCGGAACAAGATTCCACGGACCTACCTTGTGAAGGTACGGGGAAATCCCGACGACCGCGCCCTGAGCGCAATAAAAAAAGGAATGAGCATTGGTGAAGGGGACCGCGTGGGAGTAGTCGATTACAGTGTAATTAAACGGCAAAAGACTACTACCTGGATCAGAATGACTCTCCATGAGGGAAAGAAAAACGAAATTAAACGTATTTTCTTTATAATCCGTTATCCGGTGAGAAAACTCAGACGCATAGCATTCGGCCCCTTCAAACTGGGCGATCTCGCCACCGGAGCAATGCGGCCCTTGAGTGAATCGGAAATTATGAAGCTGAAATCGCTTATGCAGGAGGAACTCGGGCCGGAAAAGAAGAGCTCGAGAACCAGAACAAAAAATAAAGCGGACAAAACCGAGAAAAGTTGA
- the acpS gene encoding holo-ACP synthase — MILGIGVDLVPVARMKRVLRSRWADRFVSRVFLPEEIVHCKSAPDPAQSYAARFAAKEAMAKALGTGFTRGVGPGNILVAGSEASRPEIILTGRVSELAKDMQIRSIHVSLSHTQETAAAFVVVETV, encoded by the coding sequence ATGATTCTCGGCATCGGTGTCGACCTGGTTCCTGTGGCACGTATGAAACGTGTACTCAGGAGCAGGTGGGCCGACCGATTTGTATCACGAGTGTTCCTGCCGGAAGAAATAGTTCATTGTAAGAGTGCCCCTGATCCGGCTCAGAGTTATGCAGCACGATTCGCGGCCAAAGAGGCAATGGCAAAAGCGCTCGGAACGGGCTTCACCCGAGGAGTAGGTCCGGGGAATATTCTTGTCGCGGGAAGTGAGGCATCCCGTCCTGAGATCATTCTTACAGGCCGTGTAAGCGAGCTGGCAAAGGACATGCAGATCAGGTCGATTCACGTCTCTTTATCGCATACACAGGAAACTGCAGCCGCTTTCGTGGTTGTAGAGACAGTATGA
- a CDS encoding dodecin family protein, producing MAEGRVARITQVVAGSPNSFDDAVMLAFERANKTLRNITGMKITEFRVMCEGGSIQEYRVTAEVIFVLE from the coding sequence ATGGCAGAAGGAAGAGTAGCCCGAATTACCCAGGTTGTAGCCGGATCCCCCAATAGCTTCGATGATGCTGTTATGCTTGCATTCGAGCGAGCGAACAAGACACTTCGTAACATTACCGGCATGAAAATCACGGAATTCAGAGTAATGTGCGAAGGTGGTTCCATCCAAGAGTATCGTGTAACCGCGGAAGTAATTTTTGTTTTAGAGTAG
- the ftsH gene encoding ATP-dependent zinc metalloprotease FtsH produces the protein MNGIYKNLGLWLVIFLVMIFLFHLFNQTKSTHKDITYSQFRQDVDQGAIKSVTLQGNRIKGMYVDGSGNFKTLAPSDPDLIPTLMKHKVDVQVMPEDDNPWYLTAIISWLPMIFLIAIFVFFMRQMQAGGGKAMSFGKSRARLISESQNKITFQDVAGVEEAKEELKEIIDFLRDPKKFTRLGGKIPKGVLLMGGPGTGKTLLAKAVAGEASVPFFSISGSDFVEMFVGVGASRVRDLFIQGKKHAPCIIFVDEIDAVGRHRGAGLGGGHDEREQTLNQLLVEMDGFETNEGVILISATNRPDVLDPALLRPGRFDRQVVVPPPDVRGRTAILKVHTKKTPIATDVELETISRGTPGFSGADLANLVNEAALNAARRNKNQIEMADFEFAKDKVLMGGERRSLVISLEERRNTAFHEAGHAYVARMMPGTDPIHKVTIIPRGRALGVTQQLPLDDRHTYDRDYLLSQIAVLMGGRAAEEIFLEHMTTGAGNDIQRATELARKMVCEWGMSDALGPLTFGQKEEQIFLGKEFARHRDYSEHTAVQVDDEVRRIVTENYKIARKILEENKEVLERIAEALLERETLDANEIESLIQGKKLPDVTPPLQETKQDEERGRVQVSLDDGKVIVSGTPAAGPEKA, from the coding sequence TTGAACGGCATATACAAGAACTTGGGCCTATGGCTGGTTATATTTTTGGTAATGATCTTTTTGTTCCATCTGTTTAACCAGACCAAGTCTACTCACAAAGATATAACGTACAGCCAGTTTCGACAGGATGTCGATCAGGGTGCTATCAAATCGGTGACTCTTCAGGGGAACCGGATAAAAGGGATGTATGTTGACGGGAGCGGCAATTTCAAAACACTTGCTCCTTCGGATCCCGATCTGATCCCTACTTTGATGAAGCATAAGGTTGACGTTCAGGTTATGCCCGAGGATGACAATCCCTGGTATTTGACAGCCATAATTTCATGGCTGCCTATGATATTTCTCATAGCGATTTTTGTCTTCTTCATGCGCCAGATGCAAGCGGGTGGCGGAAAAGCCATGAGTTTCGGCAAAAGCAGAGCCCGCCTGATTTCGGAGTCACAAAACAAGATAACGTTTCAGGATGTAGCCGGTGTGGAAGAGGCAAAAGAGGAACTCAAAGAAATTATCGATTTTCTGAGAGATCCCAAGAAGTTCACGAGACTGGGTGGAAAAATTCCCAAGGGCGTGCTGCTCATGGGAGGACCGGGCACCGGAAAGACCTTGCTGGCTAAAGCTGTTGCCGGCGAGGCGAGTGTGCCGTTTTTCTCCATTTCAGGATCGGATTTCGTGGAAATGTTTGTCGGTGTGGGTGCATCCCGGGTGCGAGACCTTTTCATACAAGGTAAGAAGCACGCGCCCTGCATTATTTTCGTAGATGAAATCGACGCTGTGGGACGTCATCGTGGAGCAGGACTCGGAGGCGGCCACGACGAACGTGAGCAAACCCTCAACCAGCTCCTGGTGGAAATGGACGGATTTGAAACCAATGAAGGGGTAATCCTAATCAGCGCGACCAACCGGCCCGACGTACTGGACCCGGCACTGCTCAGACCGGGACGATTCGACCGACAGGTTGTGGTTCCTCCGCCCGACGTGCGTGGGCGCACTGCTATCCTGAAAGTGCATACGAAAAAGACTCCGATAGCAACGGATGTAGAATTGGAGACCATCAGCAGAGGCACTCCGGGATTTTCCGGTGCAGATCTTGCCAATCTGGTCAATGAGGCTGCTCTGAATGCTGCTCGCAGAAACAAGAACCAGATTGAAATGGCGGATTTTGAATTCGCAAAAGATAAAGTGCTCATGGGCGGCGAACGCAGGAGCCTCGTGATAAGCCTGGAAGAGCGACGGAATACGGCATTCCATGAAGCGGGTCACGCCTATGTGGCTCGTATGATGCCGGGGACCGACCCGATTCACAAGGTAACCATTATTCCTCGAGGCCGAGCACTGGGCGTTACCCAGCAGTTGCCGTTGGATGACCGGCACACCTATGACAGAGACTATCTCCTGAGCCAGATAGCGGTTCTCATGGGGGGTAGGGCTGCAGAGGAGATCTTCCTGGAACACATGACCACGGGCGCGGGAAACGATATTCAACGTGCAACGGAGTTGGCACGAAAAATGGTCTGCGAATGGGGCATGAGCGACGCATTGGGGCCCCTCACCTTCGGTCAAAAGGAAGAACAGATCTTTCTCGGCAAAGAATTTGCCCGGCACAGAGACTATTCCGAGCATACTGCTGTTCAGGTGGATGATGAAGTTAGACGCATCGTCACTGAAAATTACAAAATTGCTCGAAAAATCCTTGAAGAGAACAAAGAGGTGCTGGAGCGAATAGCAGAGGCACTGCTCGAACGCGAGACCCTCGATGCCAATGAGATCGAGAGCCTTATTCAAGGCAAGAAATTGCCCGATGTGACCCCGCCTCTTCAAGAAACCAAGCAAGATGAGGAAAGGGGCCGTGTCCAGGTATCTCTCGATGACGGAAAAGTCATAGTCAGCGGTACCCCTGCCGCTGGGCCGGAAAAAGCATAG
- a CDS encoding DUF3141 domain-containing protein → MTISFDHYMHSVSEMDFRKLNLNYLFAERFCRFTRELLLSDKPEWQSENVVVYETNAFKLRQFTPLRSGPPLLILPPQAGHHSCIADYALPDQSLVALCGRHTDSTIYAVEWKSADISRCHETIDDLVNQVRHCIRFIGCNVHVIGLCQAGWLASIYAALFPDDILSLILGGAPIDFTAGGGKIQEMVQSLPLAFYASLVQMGNGVMKGRFIVDGFKNMNAYDRYIGDYVRLYSNLDNPVAVQRSRKFRTWYEYTQDLAGAWYLQAVYELFKRNRLVRGKLKVMGRHVRLEEITCPVVLIAGENDDITLEPQLFNMEKHVSGSVWKIMIRKCGHIGLFMKKDALENYWTHALDYVLGKQEEQTAVAM, encoded by the coding sequence ATGACAATAAGCTTTGACCATTACATGCATTCGGTTTCCGAAATGGATTTCCGGAAATTGAACTTGAATTATCTTTTCGCCGAGAGGTTTTGCAGATTCACCAGGGAGCTGCTTTTATCGGATAAGCCCGAATGGCAATCCGAGAATGTCGTTGTGTACGAAACGAATGCCTTCAAATTGAGACAATTCACGCCTCTGAGGTCCGGTCCTCCTTTGCTGATTCTGCCACCACAAGCAGGTCACCATTCCTGCATAGCGGATTATGCTTTGCCGGACCAGTCGCTGGTCGCGTTATGCGGGAGGCACACGGATAGCACGATATACGCTGTTGAATGGAAGAGTGCCGATATTTCCCGATGCCACGAAACCATAGACGATCTGGTGAACCAGGTCCGCCATTGCATCCGTTTCATCGGATGCAATGTTCACGTTATCGGCTTGTGCCAAGCAGGATGGCTTGCGAGCATCTACGCCGCTCTCTTCCCGGATGACATTTTGTCCCTCATACTTGGGGGCGCTCCCATCGATTTCACCGCGGGCGGAGGAAAAATCCAGGAAATGGTCCAGAGTCTTCCCCTTGCCTTTTATGCTTCGCTCGTTCAAATGGGAAACGGCGTCATGAAGGGCAGGTTCATCGTGGACGGGTTCAAGAATATGAACGCGTATGATCGGTATATCGGGGATTATGTGAGACTCTACTCGAATCTCGATAATCCTGTCGCAGTTCAGCGCTCACGAAAATTCCGAACCTGGTATGAGTACACCCAGGACCTGGCGGGAGCATGGTACCTGCAAGCAGTGTATGAACTGTTCAAAAGAAACAGATTGGTGAGAGGCAAACTCAAGGTCATGGGAAGACATGTTCGCCTTGAGGAAATTACCTGTCCAGTGGTCCTCATTGCAGGAGAGAACGATGACATTACTCTCGAACCACAACTGTTCAACATGGAAAAGCATGTTTCAGGTTCGGTGTGGAAGATTATGATTCGCAAATGCGGACATATCGGTCTTTTCATGAAAAAAGACGCTCTGGAGAATTATTGGACCCACGCTCTGGATTACGTGTTGGGAAAACAGGAGGAACAGACTGCAGTCGCAATGTAG
- the folP gene encoding dihydropteroate synthase — translation MDPLFIPLPRTILDARNRTLVMGVINTTPDSFSDGGVHYERRDAVASALKMLDDGADILDIGGESTRPGSSYVDETEELRRTIPVIEEIIRSRPDAVISIDTRRKNVAETAFNAGAQIINDITGFRDDPDLVPFARDSGAALIVMHMLGTPKTMQQEIRYESFPGDLYGFFEERIAVLEGAGISPEKIILDPGVGFGKTFDQNLLLLNRVDYFMPLGKAILMGPSRKAFLGKILDEPVPGNRDTGTLAAIVAAILRGAAIVRVHDVKPAVQACKVADAVKRERISA, via the coding sequence ATGGATCCTCTCTTCATTCCTTTGCCGCGAACCATTCTTGATGCACGAAATCGTACCCTCGTTATGGGTGTGATCAACACCACCCCGGATTCCTTCTCTGATGGCGGAGTCCACTATGAAAGGCGCGACGCTGTTGCATCCGCTCTCAAGATGCTCGACGACGGAGCAGACATCCTGGACATAGGTGGTGAAAGTACCCGGCCGGGATCTTCGTACGTCGATGAGACCGAAGAACTGCGAAGAACTATACCGGTGATCGAGGAAATCATCCGCTCACGACCCGATGCAGTGATCTCGATCGATACTCGTCGAAAAAACGTAGCTGAGACTGCCTTTAATGCCGGGGCACAGATAATCAACGATATTACGGGCTTCAGAGATGACCCCGATCTCGTGCCATTTGCTCGAGACAGTGGTGCAGCTCTCATTGTCATGCACATGCTGGGTACTCCCAAGACCATGCAGCAGGAAATCCGCTATGAATCGTTTCCTGGAGATCTTTACGGGTTTTTCGAGGAACGCATTGCTGTGCTCGAGGGAGCAGGAATATCTCCTGAGAAAATTATCCTGGACCCTGGAGTCGGGTTCGGCAAAACCTTCGATCAAAATCTTTTACTGCTGAACCGAGTGGATTATTTCATGCCCCTGGGCAAAGCGATTCTTATGGGGCCCTCGAGAAAGGCGTTCCTTGGGAAAATTCTTGACGAGCCTGTTCCCGGAAATCGCGATACCGGAACACTCGCTGCAATTGTCGCAGCCATACTCAGGGGAGCGGCGATAGTACGGGTTCACGATGTAAAGCCTGCAGTTCAGGCGTGCAAGGTAGCCGATGCAGTGAAAAGGGAACGGATAAGCGCATGA
- the radA gene encoding DNA repair protein RadA: MKNETVFICAECGKQLLKWMGRCPGCGQWNTIGEKQVSVSKGGGPARVVSPDEQNDLMCLSEVQSLHEPRLNTGIHELDRVLGGGVVRRSVILVGGDPGIGKTTLLMQALGLLSRKGEKVLYVSGEESFEQLKLRADRLGLAGNGFLVLVENELETILDKVSQAAPSVMVLDSVQSVFSRASDSHPGSPMQIREVAGRLLQTTKRGSAGCFIVGHVTKDGDLAGPKLLEHMVDAVLYFEGERGHPYRILRAVKNRFGSVSEIGVFEMTDAGLSEVANPSELFLSERPRDASGSAVTALVEGTRPILAEVQALVTGPVPGQGRRTCIGIDAQRLALIIAVMEKKLGLVLGDQNIFLNAVGGIRAIEPATDLAIAAAMLSSFLDKSIPSGTLVFGEIGLAGEIRSVSRASARLHEASRLGYTRIVGPVSNLDQFPKSREVVGIGISRIRELGAALFE, from the coding sequence GTGAAGAACGAAACTGTTTTCATATGTGCAGAGTGCGGCAAGCAACTCCTGAAATGGATGGGAAGATGCCCCGGATGCGGACAATGGAATACCATCGGGGAAAAGCAGGTCTCCGTCTCAAAGGGAGGTGGACCTGCTCGCGTGGTCTCCCCGGACGAACAGAACGATCTGATGTGCCTTTCAGAGGTCCAAAGCCTTCATGAACCCCGCCTAAACACAGGGATTCATGAGCTGGACAGAGTCCTCGGCGGTGGAGTGGTCCGGCGAAGCGTCATACTGGTGGGTGGCGATCCGGGTATCGGGAAGACAACGTTGCTCATGCAGGCGCTCGGGCTTTTGTCACGAAAAGGCGAAAAGGTTCTCTATGTTTCCGGAGAAGAATCCTTCGAACAGCTCAAATTGAGGGCCGACAGGTTGGGACTTGCCGGAAACGGTTTCCTGGTGCTGGTTGAAAACGAGCTGGAGACGATTCTGGATAAAGTGAGCCAGGCAGCTCCGTCAGTGATGGTTTTGGATTCCGTGCAATCCGTCTTTTCGAGAGCTTCCGATTCCCACCCGGGCAGTCCGATGCAGATTCGCGAGGTGGCAGGTCGATTGCTCCAGACGACAAAGCGCGGGTCAGCAGGGTGTTTCATCGTGGGCCACGTGACCAAAGACGGGGATCTTGCAGGTCCCAAACTGCTGGAACACATGGTTGATGCAGTGCTCTATTTCGAGGGAGAGAGAGGCCACCCCTATCGGATTCTTCGTGCTGTCAAGAATCGTTTCGGATCGGTAAGTGAAATCGGTGTATTCGAAATGACGGATGCAGGTCTGTCTGAAGTTGCCAATCCGTCAGAATTGTTTTTGTCGGAAAGACCGCGTGATGCATCCGGATCGGCTGTAACGGCTCTCGTGGAGGGAACCCGTCCTATTCTTGCCGAAGTGCAGGCGCTTGTCACCGGACCCGTACCGGGCCAGGGACGCCGCACATGCATTGGTATCGATGCTCAACGACTCGCACTCATTATTGCGGTGATGGAGAAAAAACTCGGGCTTGTTCTTGGAGATCAGAACATCTTTCTCAATGCGGTGGGTGGCATTCGAGCCATCGAACCGGCCACGGATCTTGCAATCGCAGCGGCAATGCTCTCATCGTTCCTCGACAAGAGCATACCTTCCGGAACTCTGGTGTTTGGAGAGATAGGTCTCGCCGGAGAGATTCGCAGTGTTTCCAGGGCATCAGCTCGGTTACACGAAGCCAGTCGACTTGGATACACTCGCATTGTGGGGCCTGTGTCTAATCTGGATCAATTCCCCAAAAGCAGAGAAGTAGTTGGAATTGGAATATCCCGGATCCGTGAACTGGGCGCGGCTCTTTTCGAGTAA
- a CDS encoding zinc-dependent alcohol dehydrogenase gives MKALVANVGVKNEAWYRVKTKFLRNIESPAAISLELIQTAEPANPAPHWIKIRSIYSAISDFDEALFIRNDWLALSGFLSFPFVPGCENIGIITEIGQQVQGVELGERVVVNPVIACQARGITPLCDPCSSGNYSMCRNFWGPFPGPGMMIGACKNTSGGWADSFLAHESQVRTISRSVETDQMIMVPEFARALRAVLQHPPAPNDTIIMIGAGSLGLLTLMALNVLGYHNRILVLAEHSFEEDRARTAHPNVQVGFTHGRGTAFEFAGDFLKKKVHYVSPHRPTIAGGADLVYETTGIRDNVEDALYLAGEEKKVVVMGMKGFSNINMTAIMLRGIRVFGPSFSGTESQGKETFDIALEMALGKSLPITELVTHRFMIDQYREALTALENRAASKAIKAVFQHIV, from the coding sequence ATGAAAGCACTGGTCGCCAACGTAGGGGTCAAGAATGAAGCATGGTACAGAGTTAAGACCAAATTCTTGCGCAATATCGAGTCCCCCGCCGCAATTAGCCTTGAGTTGATTCAAACCGCCGAACCTGCCAATCCTGCGCCCCACTGGATCAAAATAAGATCCATTTATTCCGCTATATCGGATTTCGATGAAGCGCTTTTTATCCGCAATGACTGGCTGGCTCTGTCCGGTTTTCTCTCGTTTCCCTTTGTACCCGGGTGCGAGAATATAGGAATTATAACGGAAATCGGCCAACAGGTCCAGGGAGTCGAGTTGGGCGAACGGGTTGTGGTGAATCCGGTTATCGCATGCCAGGCACGAGGAATTACCCCACTGTGCGATCCGTGCAGCTCAGGCAACTATTCCATGTGCCGCAATTTCTGGGGTCCGTTTCCAGGACCGGGGATGATGATTGGAGCCTGCAAGAACACTTCCGGTGGATGGGCAGATTCATTCCTCGCACACGAATCTCAGGTCCGGACAATTTCTCGATCTGTGGAAACCGACCAAATGATCATGGTTCCGGAGTTTGCCCGTGCTCTGAGAGCGGTTTTGCAGCACCCACCTGCTCCGAATGATACAATTATCATGATAGGAGCCGGTTCTCTTGGACTTCTGACACTGATGGCTCTGAATGTGTTAGGATATCATAATCGTATTCTCGTCTTAGCCGAGCATTCTTTTGAAGAAGATCGCGCTCGAACAGCGCATCCGAATGTGCAGGTCGGTTTTACCCATGGGCGCGGCACTGCCTTCGAGTTTGCCGGTGACTTTCTGAAGAAGAAAGTTCATTATGTCAGCCCTCATCGTCCGACGATTGCAGGCGGCGCGGATCTGGTGTACGAAACCACGGGAATCAGGGATAATGTGGAAGACGCGCTGTATCTTGCCGGAGAAGAGAAGAAAGTTGTTGTCATGGGGATGAAAGGTTTTTCGAATATCAACATGACTGCAATTATGTTGAGAGGAATTCGCGTTTTCGGACCCTCTTTTTCCGGAACCGAGTCTCAGGGCAAAGAGACCTTTGATATTGCATTGGAAATGGCGTTGGGAAAAAGTCTTCCCATTACGGAACTTGTCACTCACCGTTTCATGATCGATCAGTACAGAGAGGCACTCACTGCATTGGAAAATCGGGCGGCGTCGAAGGCGATAAAGGCCGTTTTTCAGCATATTGTATGA